A DNA window from Ictalurus furcatus strain D&B chromosome 22, Billie_1.0, whole genome shotgun sequence contains the following coding sequences:
- the LOC128599176 gene encoding C-X-C motif chemokine 11-6 codes for MKSAAVFVVFACLLIVHVQGQARTSVRRCLCQGPAANVVHPQRIDKIEIHPARASCENVEIIVTLKNGAGKKCLNPESEFTKKYITAGLEKRSAV; via the exons ATGAAGTCTGCTGcagtttttgttgtgtttgccTGTCTACTTATTGTTCATGTACAAG GACAGGCCAGGACCAGTGTAAGGAGGTGTTTGTGTCAGGGTCCTGCAGCTAACGTAGTTCATCCACAACGTATTGACAAGATTGAAATTCATCCTGCGAGAGCATCTTGTGAAAATGTGGAAATCAT TGTCACTCTGAAGAATGGTGCTggaaaaaagtgcttgaatCCAGAATCTGAATTTACTAAGAAATACATCACGGCAGGATTAGAGAAAAG GAGTGCAGTGTAA